In Malania oleifera isolate guangnan ecotype guangnan chromosome 8, ASM2987363v1, whole genome shotgun sequence, a single window of DNA contains:
- the LOC131161776 gene encoding disease resistance protein RUN1-like: protein MASTTNRRGSSSASSSSSSDLRFLFDVFLSFRGEDTRNSFVSHLYATLHQKMIHTYKDDEKLERGREISPELLRAIEGSRFSIIVFSENYASSTWCLDELAKIMECKNLRRQTVVPIFYNVTPSEVRKQTGKFAEAFAKHAEERKEKVQSWREAMIKAANLSGWDLQEQGRSESKLIDEVARFILNKLKYFSVNIHKGLFGIGSCIEKLNSLLCTEVNDVRFIGILGMGGIGKTTIAEVVYDQISVQFEVSYFLANLRGQHDLVSLQEKLLFKIFMDKIYIDTWRMGANFIRRRLRFRKVLIVLDNVDKQEQLQALAGEYDWFGLGSRIIITTRDEHLLITHNVANIYKAELLDHGEAIKLFCWNAFRQEYPKEGYFEVVNSLISYANGLPLALKILGSFLYGRGVDDWKSVLNKLKTYPHDDIQKILRISYDALDDQQKNLFLDIACFFHGDYQEYTIKILEGCDFCLADISVLVEKSLITWNYELMMHDLLQEMARDIVRQESPKEPGKRSRLWSYENALKNLKFMDLSYCQNLRKIPNFSGVPNLESLILEGCINLDKIHPSIGTLKRLIVLCLKGCKNLRDFVSAISLESLEILILEGYSKIRTFPKVSSNMPRLCMLSLEGTSIIMLPHSIGDLSGLTCLDLRDCKNLVFLPRTMSMLESLELLDLSGCSKLEELFPFSRLSSLRNLDVSDCNLLTIPNDIVCFSYLDATSTNCSKLLKNQCIDDWALNSQSSFTIILPGKEIPKWFSHQNMGNLVSIELPPNWYRDIVGVVVCAVLNVLKSSQKCAARPIGKNEVAFDLVENGTNCLTGK, encoded by the exons ATGGCTTCCACCACCAACCGAAGAGGCTCTTCGTCggcgtcttcttcttcttcttccgatCTGCGGTTTTTATTCGATGTGTTCTTGAGCTTTAGGGGCGAAGATACCCGCAACAGCTTCGTTAGCCATCTCTACGCGACTTTGCATCAGAAAATGATTCACACCTACAAGGACGATGAAAAGCTCGAAAGGGGGAGAGAAATTTCGCCGGAGCTCCTGAGAGCCATCGAGGGTTCGAGGTTTTCGATCATCGTTTTCTCAGAAAACTACGCTTCTTCGACTTGGTGCCTGGATGAACTTGCGAAGATCATGGAATGCAAGAACCTGAGGCGGCAAACAGTTGTCCCCATTTTCTACAATGTGACTCCCTCGGAAGTACGGAAGCAAACAGGGAAATTCGCAGAAGCCTTTGCCAAACACgcagaagagagaaaggagaaggtGCAGAGCTGGAGGGAGGCTATGATCAAAGCTGCCAATTTGTCTGGGTGGGATTTACAAGAGCAGGGCAG GTCCGAATCCAAGCTTATTGATGAAGTTGCCCGCTTTATACTAAACAAATTGAAGTATTTTTCCGTAAATATTCATAAGGGTCTGTTTGGTATTGGTTCTTGCATAGAAAAATTGAATTCATTGTTATGCACGGAAGTCAATGATGTTCGCTTTATTGGAATATTGGGCATGGGTGGCATAGGTAAAACCACCATTGCAGAAGTTGTCTATGATCAAATCTCTGTTCAATTTGAAGTATCTTACTTTCTTGCAAATTTAAGGGGACAACATGATTTAGTTTCTTTGCAAGAAAAACTTCTTTTCAAAATCTTTATGgacaaaatatatatagatacttgGAGAATGGGAGCAAATTTCATAAGGAGGAGGCTTCGTTTCAGAAAGGTTCTTATTGTCCTTGACAATGTGGATAAGCAGGAGCAATTACAAGCACTTGCTGGAGAGTATGATTGGTTTGGCCTTGGAAGTCGAATCATCATCACAACTAGAGATGAACATTTGCTAATTACACATAATGTGGCAAACATATACAAGGCTGAACTATTGGACCATGGAGAAGCTATCAAACTTTTTTGCTGGAATGCTTTTAGGCAGGAATACCCCAAGGAAGGATATTTTGAAGTTGTGAACTCACTAATAAGTTATGCAAACGGCCTTCCATTAGCACTAAAAATTTTGGGTTCTTTTCTTTATGGCAGAGGTGTTGACGATTGGAAAAGCGTGTTGAATAAACTGAAAACGTATCCTCATGACGATATTCAAAAGATTCTTAGAATAAGTTATGATGCACTAGATGATCAACAGAAGAATTTATTTCTTGATATTGCATGTTTCTTTCATGGAGATTACCAGGAGTATACAATTAAAATACTAGAGGGTTGTGATTTCTGCCTTGCTGATATTAGTGTTCTTGTTGAAAAGTCGCTTATAACATGGAACTACGAATTGATGATGCATGACTtattacaagaaatggcaagggaTATTGTTCGTCAGGAATCTCCTAAAGAGCCTGGAAAACGCAGTAGGTTATGGTCCTATGAAAAT gcaTTGAAGAATTTGAAATTCATGGATCTTAGTTATTGTCAGAATCTAAGGAAGATCCCAAACTTTAGTGGTGTCCCAAACCTTGAGAGTCTAATTCTTGAAGGTTGTATAAATTTGGATAAGATTCATCCATCCATTGGAACTCTCAAGAGGCTTATTGTTTTGTGTTTAAAGGGCTGCAAAAATCTTAGAGATTTTGTGAGTGCAATTAGCTTGGAATCACTTGAAATTCTCATTCTTGAAGGCTATTCGAAAATCCGAACATTTCCTAAGGTTTCAAGTAATATGCCACGTTTATGTATGCTTTCTTTGGAGGGGACTTCCATTATAATGCTACCACATTCCATTGGAGATCTCAGCGGCCTCACTTGTCTTGATCTTCGTGACTGCAAAAACCTTGTGTTTCTCCCAAGGACCATGTCTATGCTAGAATCTCTTGAATTACTCGATCTCTCGGGCTGCTCAAAACTTGAGGAATTGTTCCCATTCTCAAGGCTATCCTCTTTAAGAAATCTAGACGTCTCTGATTGCAATTTGTTGACAATCCCAAATGACATAGTCTGCTTCTCATATTTGGATGCTACATCGACAAATTGTTCAAAGTTACTGAAGAATCAATGCATTGATGATTGG GCTCTTAACTCACAATCATCTTTCACCATTATTCTTCCTGGAAAAGAGATTCCAAAGTGGTTCAGCCATCAGAACATGGGGAATTTAGTGTCTATTGAATTGCCTCCAAATTGGTATCGTGATATAGTGGGAGTTGTTGTGTGTGCTGTTTTGAATGTTTTGAAATCCTCTCAA AAGTGTGCAGCCCGTCCAATAGGGAAAAATGAGGTGGCATTTGACTTGGTGGAGAATGGAACCAATTGTTTGACTGGCAAATGA